One segment of Sinorhizobium sp. BG8 DNA contains the following:
- a CDS encoding glutathione peroxidase, translated as MSGVLNIPVKRADGRETTLDDYRGQVMLVVNVASKCGLTKQYEGLEKLYEDKRDEGLVIAAFPANNFKGQEPGTDAEIVEFCTLTYDVKFPIFSKISVKGEDKHPLYGALTGSGVPVIGDGPMKERLRGFGMEVADDNEILWNFEKFLIGRDGEVKARFAPDVTAEDGRLLSAIDAELAK; from the coding sequence ATGAGCGGCGTTCTGAATATTCCCGTGAAGCGCGCAGACGGACGCGAGACCACACTCGACGACTACAGGGGGCAGGTCATGCTTGTCGTCAACGTCGCCTCGAAATGCGGGCTGACGAAGCAATATGAAGGTCTGGAGAAGCTCTACGAGGACAAGCGGGACGAGGGGTTGGTCATAGCAGCCTTCCCCGCCAACAACTTCAAGGGCCAGGAACCGGGAACGGATGCGGAGATCGTCGAGTTCTGCACGCTGACCTACGACGTGAAGTTTCCGATCTTCTCGAAGATTTCCGTCAAGGGCGAGGACAAGCATCCGCTCTACGGCGCGCTCACCGGCTCCGGCGTGCCCGTCATCGGCGATGGTCCGATGAAGGAGCGGCTGCGTGGCTTCGGCATGGAGGTCGCCGATGACAACGAGATCCTCTGGAACTTCGAGAAATTCCTCATCGGCCGCGACGGCGAGGTCAAGGCCCGCTTCGCGCCGGACGTCACCGCGGAGGATGGCCGCCTGCTGTCGGCGATCGACGCAGAGCTGGCAAAGTAG
- a CDS encoding SLC13 family permease, translating into MSTDQLLSFIVIFLMMAAFIWGKYRHDVVAACSLLVAVAVGIVPFEKAFSGFSDDIVIIVGSALVVSAGIARSGIVNVAVQRFFPNLTTLQTQLALLMISVAVLSAFIKNIGALAIMMPMAFQFAKRAGVPVSRYLMPMAFAALLGGLMTQIGTSPNIVVSRLRHEITGQSFTMFDFTPVGAILTVVGIVFLILFYWLVPARANQNPSIEEALEQSAYSSDATVIPGSSTIGKTLRELLKPGEGEVAASAIIRGENRLAPLPDVKILEGDTVLMEGTPGGLDHVVSSGGLKLSGKPIRHFTGDADDIRAIEAIVANDSRVAGLSARALSLFHSYGINLLAVGRQGQKLGQKLSEVVLQPGDVVVIQGDSRTLPHSLQDLGLLPLAQREISLGRPRKAVLPVLILAAAMAATAAGAVPVATAFFAAAVAMVLLKAIPLADAYRALDGSILVMLAALIPVSDSLRTTGGSELIAGWLGAAASGMPAFGAIALILLTAMAVTPFLNNAATVLVMAPIAASFAETLGYRPEAFLMAVAIGAGCDFLTPIGHQCNTLVFGPGGYRFSDYPRLGLPLSFIIVVASIPALMLFWPLR; encoded by the coding sequence ATGTCGACCGATCAGCTTCTGTCGTTCATCGTGATCTTTCTGATGATGGCCGCATTCATCTGGGGCAAGTACCGCCATGACGTGGTGGCCGCCTGCTCCCTGCTGGTGGCCGTCGCCGTCGGAATCGTTCCATTCGAAAAGGCGTTTTCCGGTTTCAGTGACGACATCGTGATCATCGTCGGCAGTGCGCTCGTCGTCAGCGCCGGCATCGCGCGCTCCGGCATCGTCAATGTTGCGGTCCAGCGCTTCTTCCCCAACCTGACAACACTGCAGACCCAGCTCGCGCTGTTGATGATCTCGGTGGCGGTGCTTTCGGCGTTCATCAAGAACATCGGCGCGCTTGCGATCATGATGCCGATGGCCTTCCAGTTCGCCAAGCGTGCCGGAGTTCCGGTGTCGCGCTACCTGATGCCGATGGCCTTCGCGGCACTCCTCGGTGGCCTCATGACGCAGATCGGAACCTCACCCAACATCGTCGTGTCGCGGCTGCGCCACGAGATCACCGGCCAGTCCTTCACGATGTTCGATTTCACCCCTGTGGGCGCGATCCTGACGGTGGTCGGGATCGTCTTCCTGATTTTGTTCTACTGGCTGGTGCCCGCCCGCGCGAACCAGAACCCCTCGATCGAGGAGGCCCTGGAACAGTCGGCCTATTCCTCCGACGCAACCGTCATCCCGGGGTCGTCCACCATCGGCAAGACTCTCCGCGAACTATTGAAGCCCGGCGAGGGCGAGGTTGCCGCATCCGCCATCATTCGCGGCGAGAATCGCTTGGCGCCGCTGCCGGACGTGAAGATCCTCGAGGGCGACACCGTTCTGATGGAGGGAACACCCGGCGGGCTCGATCACGTGGTGTCGAGCGGAGGACTGAAGCTCTCCGGCAAGCCGATCCGGCACTTCACCGGAGACGCCGACGACATCAGGGCGATCGAGGCGATCGTCGCCAATGATTCACGGGTAGCCGGCCTCTCTGCTCGCGCCCTGTCGCTCTTCCACAGCTACGGCATCAACCTGCTGGCGGTCGGCAGGCAGGGTCAGAAGCTCGGGCAAAAGCTCAGCGAGGTGGTCCTGCAGCCTGGCGACGTGGTGGTGATACAGGGCGACAGCAGGACGTTGCCGCACTCCCTGCAGGACCTCGGCCTGCTTCCGCTCGCCCAGCGGGAGATTTCCCTCGGGCGGCCGCGCAAGGCCGTCCTGCCCGTGCTCATCCTCGCGGCCGCGATGGCCGCGACCGCGGCAGGAGCGGTGCCCGTCGCCACCGCCTTCTTTGCCGCTGCCGTCGCGATGGTGCTCCTGAAGGCCATCCCGCTCGCAGACGCCTATCGCGCGCTCGACGGATCGATCCTGGTGATGCTCGCCGCACTCATCCCCGTCAGCGACAGCCTGCGCACCACGGGCGGCAGCGAACTGATTGCCGGATGGCTCGGCGCGGCCGCAAGCGGCATGCCCGCATTCGGAGCGATCGCGCTCATCCTGTTGACGGCGATGGCGGTGACGCCCTTCCTCAACAATGCGGCGACCGTTCTCGTCATGGCACCGATCGCGGCGAGCTTCGCCGAGACGCTGGGCTACCGCCCGGAGGCCTTCCTGATGGCCGTGGCCATCGGTGCCGGCTGCGACTTCCTGACCCCGATCGGCCACCAGTGCAACACTCTCGTCTTCGGACCGGGCGGCTACCGGTTCAGCGACTATCCGCGCCTCGGCTTGCCGCTGTCCTTCATCATCGTGGTGGCCAGCATTCCTGCCCTGATGCTGTTCTGGCCGTTGCGTTAA
- the gltX gene encoding glutamate--tRNA ligase: MTTSGTTSGVRVRIAPSPTGEPHVGTAYIALFNYLFAKKHNGTFILRIEDTDATRSTPEFEQKVLDALKWCGLEWSEGPDIGGPYGPYRQSDRKDLYQPYAQELLDKQHAFRCFCTPERLEQMREAQRAAGKQPKYDGLCLHLSAEEVTSKVAAGESSVIRMKIPAEGSCDFTDGVYGDVSIPWDSVDMQVLIKGDGMPTYHMANVIDDHLMKITHVARGEEWLASVPKHILLYRYFGWDEPMFMHLSLMRNADKSKLSKRKNPTSISYYTALGYLPEALMNFLGLFFIQIAEGEELMSMEELAGKFDPDNLSKSGAIFDIQKLDWLNGRWIREKLSEEEFAARVFAWTMENNRLMDGLRLSQSRITKLGELPDLAGFLLKSDLGLEPAAFAKVKSSPEEILEILNTVQPDLEKILEWNVESIEAELRAVADRLGKKLKVVVAPLFVAVSGSSRSLPLFDSMAVLGRSVVRQRLKVAAQVVASMAGSGK, encoded by the coding sequence ATGACCACTTCCGGGACGACCTCCGGCGTTCGCGTACGCATCGCACCCTCTCCCACCGGCGAGCCGCATGTCGGCACGGCCTACATCGCGCTGTTCAACTACCTCTTCGCGAAGAAGCACAACGGCACATTCATCCTGCGCATCGAGGACACGGACGCGACCCGCTCCACGCCCGAATTCGAGCAGAAGGTGCTGGACGCGCTGAAATGGTGCGGCCTCGAATGGTCCGAAGGTCCTGACATCGGCGGTCCCTACGGTCCCTACCGGCAGAGCGACCGCAAGGACCTCTACCAGCCCTATGCACAGGAGCTTCTGGACAAGCAGCACGCATTCCGCTGTTTCTGCACGCCGGAGCGGCTGGAGCAGATGCGCGAGGCACAGCGCGCCGCCGGCAAGCAGCCGAAGTATGACGGCCTCTGCCTTCACCTGTCTGCCGAGGAAGTCACCTCCAAGGTGGCGGCCGGCGAGAGCTCGGTCATCCGCATGAAGATCCCGGCCGAGGGGTCTTGCGACTTCACCGACGGCGTCTACGGCGATGTCTCGATCCCGTGGGATTCGGTGGACATGCAGGTCCTCATCAAGGGCGACGGCATGCCGACCTACCACATGGCAAACGTCATCGACGACCACCTGATGAAGATCACCCACGTCGCCCGCGGCGAGGAGTGGCTGGCTTCGGTTCCCAAGCACATCCTGCTCTACCGCTATTTCGGCTGGGACGAGCCGATGTTCATGCACCTGTCGCTGATGCGCAACGCCGACAAGTCCAAGCTGTCGAAGCGCAAGAACCCGACCTCGATCTCCTACTACACGGCGCTCGGCTATCTGCCGGAAGCGCTGATGAACTTCCTTGGGCTGTTCTTCATCCAGATCGCCGAAGGCGAGGAACTGATGTCGATGGAGGAACTGGCCGGGAAGTTCGACCCGGACAACCTCTCCAAGTCCGGCGCGATCTTCGACATCCAGAAGCTCGACTGGCTGAACGGCCGCTGGATCCGCGAAAAGCTGTCCGAGGAGGAATTCGCCGCACGCGTCTTCGCCTGGACGATGGAGAACAACCGCCTCATGGACGGCCTCAGGCTTTCCCAGTCGCGCATCACCAAGCTCGGCGAACTTCCGGACCTCGCAGGCTTCCTGCTCAAGTCCGACCTCGGCCTGGAGCCTGCGGCCTTCGCCAAGGTGAAGTCGAGCCCGGAAGAGATCCTCGAGATCTTGAACACGGTTCAGCCGGACCTCGAGAAGATCCTCGAATGGAACGTCGAAAGCATCGAGGCGGAGCTGCGCGCGGTGGCAGACCGGTTGGGCAAGAAGCTGAAAGTGGTCGTCGCACCCCTCTTCGTCGCCGTATCGGGCTCGTCGCGCTCGCTTCCCCTCTTCGACTCCATGGCGGTCCTCGGCCGCTCCGTCGTGCGCCAGCGCCTCAAGGTCGCGGCCCAGGTGGTCGCCTCCATGGCCGGCAGCGGAAAGTAA
- the lysS gene encoding lysine--tRNA ligase — translation MNDKTTPATLSSDATEVRRQKLDLLRKEIGDVYPAHFHRTLTNAELAEKYAHLEPDTESGDTVTVAGRVYSSRNSGMFMDIHDASGKVQIFSHKDTTPEEARALLPMIDLGDIIGVTGQVRRTKRGELTINAQEITMLTKTLLPMPEKWHGVADVEIRYRKRHLDIMTNEESKLRFQQRSKIVSGIRRFMENDGFMEVETPMLHSVYGGATAEPFKTHHNTLKLDMFLRIAPELYLKRTLVSGLTDKVFEINRNFRNEGVSTRHNPEFTMMECYWAYADYEDIMDLVERLFAELATRVHGSTEFTYGDTEISFKGPFKRVPMPDAVKEVTGIDFLSIKTDEEARAAAKAAGFEVEKDWTWGECLAFIFEEKVEGTLIQPSHVTHFPKDISPFAKEVPGEPRLVERFETYCNTWEIGNAFSELNDPVEQRARMVEQLEQAHARGEKAKQLDDEFLDAIDQGMPPAGGLGVGVDRLIMLLTNAPSIRDVILFPARRAKND, via the coding sequence ATGAACGACAAGACGACACCAGCCACCCTCTCCTCCGACGCCACGGAAGTGCGCCGCCAGAAGCTTGATCTTCTGCGCAAGGAGATCGGCGACGTCTATCCCGCTCACTTCCACCGCACGCTCACCAATGCGGAGCTGGCGGAGAAGTATGCGCATCTGGAGCCCGACACCGAGAGCGGCGACACCGTGACCGTCGCCGGGCGTGTCTATTCCTCGCGCAACTCCGGCATGTTCATGGACATCCATGACGCCTCCGGCAAGGTCCAGATCTTCTCGCACAAGGACACGACTCCCGAAGAGGCGCGCGCGCTCCTGCCGATGATCGACCTCGGCGACATCATCGGCGTGACCGGCCAAGTCCGCCGCACCAAGCGCGGGGAGCTGACGATCAACGCGCAAGAGATCACCATGCTGACCAAGACGCTGCTGCCGATGCCGGAGAAGTGGCACGGCGTGGCAGACGTCGAGATCCGCTACCGCAAGCGCCACCTCGACATCATGACGAACGAGGAATCGAAGCTGCGCTTCCAGCAGCGCTCGAAGATCGTCTCCGGAATCCGCCGCTTCATGGAAAACGACGGCTTCATGGAAGTCGAGACACCGATGCTGCATTCGGTCTATGGCGGCGCCACGGCCGAACCCTTCAAGACGCACCACAACACGTTGAAGCTCGACATGTTCCTGCGCATCGCGCCGGAGCTCTATCTGAAGCGTACGCTGGTCTCGGGCCTCACCGACAAGGTCTTCGAGATCAACCGCAACTTCAGAAATGAAGGCGTCTCGACCCGGCACAACCCAGAATTCACCATGATGGAGTGCTACTGGGCCTATGCGGACTACGAGGACATCATGGACCTCGTCGAGCGCCTCTTCGCAGAGCTTGCCACCAGGGTGCACGGCTCCACCGAGTTCACCTATGGCGACACCGAGATCTCGTTCAAGGGTCCGTTCAAGCGGGTGCCGATGCCCGACGCCGTCAAGGAAGTGACCGGCATCGATTTCCTTTCGATCAAGACGGACGAGGAAGCCCGCGCTGCCGCCAAGGCCGCCGGCTTCGAAGTCGAGAAGGACTGGACCTGGGGCGAATGCCTCGCCTTCATCTTCGAGGAGAAGGTAGAGGGCACGCTGATCCAGCCGTCGCATGTCACGCATTTCCCGAAGGACATCTCGCCCTTCGCCAAGGAAGTACCGGGCGAGCCGCGGCTCGTCGAGCGCTTCGAGACCTACTGCAACACGTGGGAAATCGGCAACGCGTTTTCGGAGCTCAACGACCCGGTCGAACAGCGCGCCCGCATGGTCGAGCAGCTCGAACAGGCGCATGCCCGCGGCGAAAAGGCAAAGCAGCTTGACGACGAGTTCCTCGACGCGATCGACCAGGGCATGCCGCCCGCAGGCGGCCTCGGCGTCGGTGTCGACCGGTTGATCATGCTCTTGACCAACGCCCCGTCGATCCGCGACGTCATCCTCTTCCCGGCGCGCCGCGCCAAAAACGACTGA
- a CDS encoding metal ABC transporter substrate-binding protein, translating to MISDMLKPLLLALSFFSLAAGSGEALAKPKVVTTFTIIADMARNVAGDAADVESITKAGAEIHNYQPTPQDIYRSLDADLVLRNGLNLELWFEKFLTNLGDVPNVVVTDGVEPMSIVEGPYEGKPNPHAWMSPANALIYIENIRKGLTSIDPDNAEIYAANAKAYGEKITALSTEIRDSIATLPENKRWLVTSEGAFSYLTRDFGLKELFLWPINADQQGTPKQVKAVIDAVREHNIHVVFSESTVSSKPAEQVAAETGARYGGVLYVDSLSEADGPVPTYLDLLRVTSETIVEGLTK from the coding sequence ATGATTTCCGATATGCTGAAACCTCTCCTGCTGGCCCTTTCGTTCTTTTCCCTTGCGGCCGGTAGCGGCGAAGCATTGGCGAAGCCCAAGGTCGTGACGACGTTCACGATCATTGCAGACATGGCCCGCAACGTGGCCGGCGACGCCGCCGACGTGGAATCCATCACGAAAGCGGGCGCCGAGATCCACAATTATCAGCCGACTCCGCAGGATATCTATCGCTCGCTTGATGCCGATCTGGTCCTGCGCAACGGTCTCAATCTCGAACTGTGGTTCGAAAAGTTCCTGACAAACCTCGGCGATGTTCCGAATGTCGTCGTGACTGATGGCGTCGAGCCGATGAGCATCGTCGAAGGCCCCTACGAGGGCAAACCCAACCCGCATGCCTGGATGTCACCGGCGAATGCCCTCATCTACATCGAGAACATCCGCAAGGGTCTGACGAGCATCGATCCGGACAATGCCGAGATCTACGCCGCCAATGCCAAGGCCTACGGAGAAAAGATCACCGCGCTTTCGACCGAAATCCGCGACAGCATCGCCACCTTGCCGGAGAACAAGCGCTGGCTCGTCACCAGCGAGGGCGCCTTCAGCTACCTGACGCGTGACTTCGGATTGAAGGAACTGTTTCTCTGGCCGATCAACGCCGATCAGCAGGGCACGCCGAAGCAGGTCAAGGCTGTCATCGACGCGGTGCGCGAACACAACATCCACGTCGTGTTCAGCGAGAGCACGGTATCGTCCAAGCCCGCCGAACAGGTGGCAGCAGAGACGGGCGCCCGCTATGGCGGCGTGCTCTATGTCGACTCGCTCAGCGAGGCGGACGGGCCGGTACCCACCTATCTCGACCTGTTGCGCGTCACCTCGGAAACGATCGTGGAAGGCCTGACGAAATGA
- a CDS encoding manganese/iron ABC transporter ATP-binding protein — translation MMMGSRAKSTPGIIAEDVTVTYRNGHTALRHASFSVPKGTITALVGVNGSGKSTLFKAIMGFVPVAAGKVTILGLSVKEALKRNLVAYVPQAEEVDWSFPVLVEDVVMMGRYGHMGWLRIPSAKDHRMVDDALARVGMSDYRKRQIGELSGGQRKRVFLARALAQEGQVILLDEPFTGVDVNTEEQIIELLRTLRAEGRVMLVSTHNLGSVPDFCDRTVFVKGTVIASGLTSETFNETNLERAFGGVLRHFILAGHDLHEDEDPREIKVISDDERPFVIYAEHKPEKTEQ, via the coding sequence ATGATGATGGGCAGCAGGGCGAAGAGCACGCCGGGGATTATCGCGGAAGACGTCACAGTCACCTATCGCAACGGCCACACCGCCCTGCGCCATGCAAGCTTCTCCGTGCCGAAGGGCACGATCACAGCCCTCGTCGGCGTGAACGGCAGCGGCAAGTCGACGCTGTTCAAGGCGATCATGGGCTTCGTGCCGGTTGCCGCCGGCAAGGTCACGATCCTCGGCCTTTCGGTGAAGGAGGCGCTGAAGCGCAATCTCGTCGCCTATGTGCCGCAGGCGGAAGAGGTCGACTGGTCCTTCCCGGTCCTCGTCGAGGACGTGGTGATGATGGGCCGGTACGGTCACATGGGCTGGCTCCGCATACCATCCGCCAAGGATCACAGGATGGTCGACGACGCTCTCGCCCGCGTCGGCATGAGCGACTACCGCAAGCGCCAGATCGGGGAACTCTCCGGCGGGCAGCGCAAGCGCGTGTTCCTCGCCCGGGCGCTGGCGCAGGAAGGCCAGGTGATCCTGCTCGACGAGCCGTTCACCGGCGTCGACGTCAACACTGAGGAACAGATCATCGAGCTTCTGCGCACGCTGCGCGCCGAGGGTCGGGTGATGCTCGTGTCCACCCACAATCTCGGCAGCGTCCCGGACTTCTGCGACCGGACGGTCTTCGTCAAGGGCACCGTCATCGCATCCGGCCTGACCTCGGAAACCTTCAACGAGACCAATCTGGAGCGCGCCTTCGGCGGCGTGCTCAGGCACTTCATCCTTGCTGGCCATGATCTTCACGAGGACGAGGATCCGCGCGAGATCAAGGTCATTTCCGACGACGAGCGCCCCTTCGTCATCTACGCGGAGCACAAGCCGGAAAAGACCGAGCAATGA
- a CDS encoding metal ABC transporter permease, translated as MSALLEPFSYDYMVNAMWVSALVGCVCGFLSAYLMLKGWSLIGDALSHSIVPGVAGAYMLGLPFSIGAFLSGGLAAGAMLFLNRRTRLKEDAIIGMIFTSFFGIGLFMVSLSPTSVNIQTIALGNILAITPGDTLQLAIIGGLTLAILLVKWKDLMVAFFDESHARSIGLNPLALKLLFFTLLSASTVAALQTVGAFLVVAMVVTPGATAYLLTDRFQRLVLLAALLGAATSLVGAYLSYFLNGATGGVIVVLQTAIFLLAFVFAPKHGLLAARRKGRLALAGGADGEAA; from the coding sequence ATGAGCGCACTCCTGGAGCCTTTCAGCTACGACTACATGGTGAATGCCATGTGGGTCAGCGCCCTCGTCGGCTGCGTCTGCGGCTTCCTCTCGGCCTACCTGATGCTCAAGGGCTGGTCGCTGATCGGAGACGCGCTTTCCCATTCCATCGTGCCGGGCGTTGCGGGTGCCTACATGCTGGGTCTCCCCTTCTCGATCGGCGCCTTCCTGTCCGGTGGGCTTGCGGCTGGCGCCATGCTGTTCCTCAACCGCAGGACACGGCTGAAGGAGGATGCGATCATCGGCATGATCTTCACCTCCTTCTTCGGCATCGGCCTCTTCATGGTCTCGCTCTCGCCGACCTCGGTGAACATCCAGACCATCGCGCTCGGCAACATCCTGGCGATCACGCCCGGCGACACGCTTCAGCTTGCCATCATCGGTGGACTGACCCTCGCCATCCTGCTCGTCAAGTGGAAGGACCTGATGGTCGCCTTCTTCGACGAAAGCCACGCGCGTTCGATCGGCCTCAATCCGCTGGCGCTCAAGCTGCTCTTCTTTACCCTGCTCAGCGCCTCGACCGTCGCGGCCCTCCAGACCGTCGGCGCCTTCCTCGTCGTCGCCATGGTCGTCACGCCAGGCGCGACGGCGTATCTGCTGACGGACCGGTTCCAGCGGCTTGTCCTCCTCGCCGCATTGCTCGGCGCCGCGACAAGCCTCGTCGGCGCCTATCTTTCCTATTTCCTCAATGGGGCGACCGGCGGCGTCATCGTGGTGCTGCAGACGGCGATCTTCCTTCTGGCCTTCGTCTTCGCACCAAAGCACGGTCTGCTGGCCGCGCGCCGCAAGGGACGACTGGCACTCGCGGGCGGCGCCGATGGAGAAGCGGCATGA
- a CDS encoding metal ABC transporter permease, whose amino-acid sequence MNEFAFLALMPFQLPFMQNAFAVTLLISVPMALLSCYLVLKGWSLMGDAVSHAVLPGVVVAYVVGLPFAAGAFVAGLFCAIAAGYLKENSRVKEDTILGIVFSGMFGLGLVLYVKVEPDIHLDHILFGDMLGISLRDIAETAIIAAISTAFILVWRRDLLVQAFDRQHACAIGLPVRFLHYGLLAVLSLVVVGALKAVGIILSVAMLVAPGAIASLVTRRFGPMLVVAVLVAAGSSCLGIYLSFFLDSAPAPTIVVLMTILFVLAFLLQFRRPETGQADAGGNR is encoded by the coding sequence ATGAACGAGTTCGCCTTTCTTGCGTTGATGCCCTTCCAGCTTCCCTTCATGCAGAACGCCTTCGCGGTGACGCTGTTGATCTCGGTGCCGATGGCGCTGCTCTCCTGTTACCTCGTGCTCAAGGGCTGGTCGCTCATGGGCGACGCCGTCTCGCATGCGGTCCTTCCGGGCGTCGTGGTCGCCTATGTGGTGGGACTGCCCTTCGCGGCTGGCGCCTTCGTGGCCGGGCTGTTCTGCGCGATCGCTGCCGGTTACCTCAAGGAAAACAGCCGCGTGAAGGAGGACACGATCCTCGGCATCGTCTTTTCCGGCATGTTCGGCCTCGGACTCGTGCTCTACGTGAAGGTCGAGCCGGACATCCACCTCGACCACATCCTCTTCGGCGACATGCTTGGCATTTCGCTCCGCGACATCGCTGAAACCGCCATCATCGCGGCCATCAGCACGGCCTTCATCCTCGTCTGGAGAAGGGACCTCCTGGTGCAGGCCTTCGATCGCCAGCACGCCTGCGCGATCGGCCTTCCCGTTCGCTTCCTCCACTATGGACTTCTCGCAGTGCTTTCGCTCGTCGTCGTTGGCGCGCTTAAGGCGGTCGGCATCATCCTGTCAGTCGCCATGCTGGTGGCACCGGGCGCCATTGCATCGCTGGTCACGCGCCGCTTCGGCCCGATGCTCGTCGTCGCGGTTCTCGTCGCGGCCGGCTCCTCCTGCCTTGGAATCTATCTGAGCTTCTTCCTCGACAGTGCGCCTGCCCCCACCATCGTCGTGCTGATGACCATCCTCTTCGTCCTCGCCTTCCTGCTGCAGTTCAGGCGGCCCGAGACGGGACAGGCCGACGCCGGCGGAAATCGCTGA
- a CDS encoding FAD-binding oxidoreductase, which translates to MANIGIVGGGIIGCATALHLIEQGHDVTVIERDAGGLPASVGNAGILAVPEIDPVARPGMLLAAPKWLLDPLGPLTIRWQDLPALTPWLARFLMSSRPANVEHARRSLLFLMKSAEDDHLNMGQMVGISGHIRSTGALTIFDTLVARDKAFAHEERTSALLGSKIEKLDAEEARRRVPALKGNFAGAVFNDGYKTFEYPLTLLRRLQSSIRARATVIDAAASAIEPTAQGIAVSTEGGNRHVFDKIAITAGVWSRDLLTGLGLKPSLETERGYNTTYVNPSLTLEMPVFFSEHGFVATPFENALRIGGAVELARPDAPANYGRARAMRQKMRRYVPDLPEEGGTEWMGRRPSTPDSLPVISLHPKDPRIAMAFGHGHLGLTLSAVTGRHVANLLSGPAAPELEAFSIRRFQ; encoded by the coding sequence ATGGCAAATATCGGAATCGTCGGCGGCGGCATTATCGGCTGCGCCACCGCACTTCACCTCATCGAACAGGGGCATGATGTCACTGTCATCGAGCGCGATGCCGGCGGCCTGCCCGCGTCCGTCGGCAATGCCGGCATTCTCGCAGTTCCCGAAATAGATCCGGTCGCACGCCCCGGCATGCTGCTGGCGGCGCCGAAGTGGCTGCTTGACCCGCTGGGGCCGCTCACCATCCGCTGGCAGGACCTGCCCGCGCTCACCCCCTGGCTCGCCCGTTTCCTCATGTCGTCGCGACCCGCCAACGTCGAACATGCGCGCCGCTCGCTGCTGTTCCTGATGAAGTCGGCGGAAGACGACCACCTCAACATGGGGCAGATGGTTGGGATCTCCGGCCACATCCGCTCCACGGGAGCACTGACGATCTTCGACACGCTGGTTGCACGCGACAAGGCCTTTGCCCATGAGGAACGGACCTCGGCGCTTCTCGGCTCCAAAATCGAGAAGCTCGATGCCGAGGAAGCGCGCCGCCGCGTACCGGCATTGAAGGGCAACTTCGCGGGCGCCGTGTTCAACGACGGCTACAAGACATTCGAGTACCCGCTGACGCTGCTGCGCCGCCTGCAATCTTCGATCCGCGCCCGCGCCACCGTCATAGACGCAGCGGCCTCCGCGATCGAGCCGACGGCCCAGGGCATCGCCGTTTCGACCGAAGGCGGAAACCGCCACGTCTTCGACAAGATCGCCATTACCGCCGGGGTCTGGTCGCGCGACCTGCTGACGGGGCTCGGCCTCAAGCCGTCGCTGGAGACCGAGCGCGGCTACAACACGACCTACGTCAACCCTTCACTGACCCTTGAAATGCCGGTGTTCTTCTCCGAACACGGCTTTGTCGCGACGCCGTTCGAGAACGCGCTTCGCATCGGCGGCGCCGTCGAGCTCGCACGGCCCGATGCGCCCGCGAACTATGGCCGCGCCCGGGCGATGCGCCAGAAGATGCGCCGCTACGTGCCCGATCTTCCCGAGGAGGGCGGCACGGAGTGGATGGGACGCAGGCCGTCGACGCCCGATTCCCTGCCGGTAATCAGTTTGCATCCAAAGGACCCGCGCATCGCCATGGCCTTCGGACATGGGCACCTCGGCCTGACGCTTTCCGCCGTGACAGGACGCCACGTGGCGAACCTGCTTTCGGGACCCGCGGCTCCCGAACTCGAGGCGTTTTCCATCAGGCGTTTCCAGTAG